From the Nostoc sp. PCC 7107 genome, the window CCATTCCCGATTGGCGATGAACAAGCGGGATCTCCTGAGTTTATGGTAATTAATCAAGCTGAGAATATTGGTCATGCTGAACCCTAGGTTCAGCTGGGAATGATATCTATGATACTTTTGTCTGGAGCATCTGATAAAAAGTCTGAAGTCTGAATCCTATACTCAGCACTCAGTACTCAGTACTTCTTAAATACTAGGGTGACGTTATGGCCACCAAAGCCAAAGGAATTAGATAAAGCCACTTCAATTTTTTGGGCGCGGCTGGTGTGAGGGACATAATCTAAGTCACACGCAGCATCAGGATTTTCGAGATTGATGGTTGGGGGAATTTTTTCGTTAGCGATCGCCAATACGGTTGCTACGGCTTCAATACCACCAGAACCACCCAACAAGTGACCTGTCATTGATTTAGTGGAGCTAACTGCTATTTTATAAGCATGGTCGCCCAAGGCTGTTTTAATTGCGGAAGTTTCGTTGGAGTCGTTAGCTGGGGTACTAGTACCATGAGCGTTGACGTAGGTAACTTGTTCTGGGGTAATACCTGCATCTTTTAGTGCTAGTTGAATGGCTCTAGCTGCGCCTTCTCCTCCGGGAACTGGGGAGGTCATGTGGTAAGCATCACAGGTCATGCCATAGCCAACGATTTCCCCATAAATGCGCGCACCACGACTGAGCGCGTGTTGCAGTTCTTCGAGAATTAAAATTCCCGCACCTTCACCCATGACAAATCCATCGCGATCGCGGTCAAAGGGACGGCAAGCATGAGCCGGATCATCATTGCGGAAAGAAAGGGCTTTACAAGCGGCAAAGCCAGCTACAGATAAGGGTGTAATTGCTGCTTCACAACCACCGCAAATCATTGCTTGGGCATACCCTCCTTGAATCAGGCGAAAGGCATCACCGATAGCGTTGGAACCTGCGGCGCAAGCAGTGACCGTACAGTTGTTTGGCCCTTTAGCACCAGTGTGAATTGCTGTGAGTCCAGCTGCCATGTTGGCAATCATCATCGGAATCATAAAGGGACTACAGCGATCTGGCCCACGGTTGAGGTAAATGGTTTGCTGGTCTTCTAATACCTTAATACCACCAATCCCCGAACCAATAATTACCCCTACCTGTTCGGCATTTAGCTCATTAATGACTAAATTTGCGTCAGCCAGTGCTTGCTTTGCTGCTGAAACCCCAAATTGTGAAAATCGATCCATGCGCTTAACTTCTTTGCGCTCTAGATAATCGTGTGGATCGAAGTTTTTCACTTCACCAGCAATGCGGCAATCATGGCTGGACGCATCAAAATGTGTGATGTAGTCAATGCCATTGCGACCGCTGATCAATCCCTGCCAATATTCAGCTGGTGTGTTGCCAATAGGAGTAATCGCGCCAACACCAGTGACAACAACGCGTTTACGTATATAATCTGTCATGACTCAGTTAAAGGTAGCGAGAAAGCTGCAAATTAAAGTGCTGAGTGCTGAGTGCTAAGTGCTGAGTTTTTAGGTAAAAGACTAAGCAAATAAAGATAGGAAAACAACTTCTTTACTCTTGACTACTCAGTACTTACTACTCAGCGAGAAGTCGGAGCGGCGGCTTCCGCCGTAGACGCTAAAGCGGCTTGCCACAGGAATCTGAACTTCGGTGACTCAGCACTTTCTTAGGCGGATGCGGCAACTTGCTTGTCAATATAATCAACCGCATCTTGAACTGTCAAAATCTTCTCGGCGGCTTCATCAGGAATTTCGATCTCGAATTCTTCTTCAAAAGCCATAACTAGTTCGACGAGATCTAGGGAATCAGCACCTAGGTCATCGATAAAATTGGATGTTGAAGTAATCTTTTCTTCATCCACACTCAGTTGATCAGCGACGCTTTTCTTGACCTTTTCAAAAGTTTCCGTTTGGCTCATACAATAAAATTCCTTGACCAGTTGCTATTAGCCGCTCTTGATGAGTGACATGGTTTTTAAGCATATACATCTTATCGGAAAGCGCGATCGCCCGTATACTACCGAGGTGTTTTCTTCTAGAAAACTTACTCCCTAGCCCCCTAGGTTCAGACACAGTAGTCAGGCAATTTCAGCGATCGCATACACTGTATAAATGCTTCTACTTATTAATTGTTACTATTTTTTTGGCTAATGTCCAAATAAATTCCTAGTTCTGAGTAGTGAGTGCTGAGTGTTCAGTAACAAGACTAGCCTCTAGTCTCTAACCCCTAGTCTCTATTATTTTATGGTTTCAC encodes:
- a CDS encoding acyl carrier protein; protein product: MSQTETFEKVKKSVADQLSVDEEKITSTSNFIDDLGADSLDLVELVMAFEEEFEIEIPDEAAEKILTVQDAVDYIDKQVAASA
- the fabF gene encoding beta-ketoacyl-ACP synthase II, with translation MTDYIRKRVVVTGVGAITPIGNTPAEYWQGLISGRNGIDYITHFDASSHDCRIAGEVKNFDPHDYLERKEVKRMDRFSQFGVSAAKQALADANLVINELNAEQVGVIIGSGIGGIKVLEDQQTIYLNRGPDRCSPFMIPMMIANMAAGLTAIHTGAKGPNNCTVTACAAGSNAIGDAFRLIQGGYAQAMICGGCEAAITPLSVAGFAACKALSFRNDDPAHACRPFDRDRDGFVMGEGAGILILEELQHALSRGARIYGEIVGYGMTCDAYHMTSPVPGGEGAARAIQLALKDAGITPEQVTYVNAHGTSTPANDSNETSAIKTALGDHAYKIAVSSTKSMTGHLLGGSGGIEAVATVLAIANEKIPPTINLENPDAACDLDYVPHTSRAQKIEVALSNSFGFGGHNVTLVFKKY